From a single Flavobacterium sp. genomic region:
- a CDS encoding rod shape-determining protein MreD produces MSSFCMGILLDMFCNSGGIHTIASLILAYIRPSLFKFAFGLSYEYQTVKIADKISPERITLLLLAIFIHHFILFFFEYFRFDLLLTILSRTLASTLFTFIICLLTIYLIKPSNRR; encoded by the coding sequence TTGAGTAGTTTTTGCATGGGAATTCTATTAGATATGTTTTGCAATTCGGGAGGCATTCACACCATAGCATCTTTAATTTTAGCTTACATAAGACCATCGCTTTTTAAATTTGCATTTGGATTGAGTTACGAATATCAAACCGTAAAAATTGCCGATAAAATTTCGCCAGAGCGTATTACATTGTTATTATTAGCTATTTTTATACATCATTTTATCTTATTCTTTTTTGAATATTTTAGATTCGATTTATTACTTACAATATTATCTAGAACCTTGGCTAGTACTTTATTTACGTTTATTATATGTTTGCTAACCATTTATTTAATTAAGCCAAGCAATAGACGATGA
- the mreC gene encoding rod shape-determining protein MreC, translating to MQQIINFIIKNSHRLLFLLLLGFSFSLVVKSHSYHRSEYVNSANAVTGAYYEKVNEVNEYFSLKQKNKDLASENALLKKLLFNKKDTILTTKTLFRNDLNNYNVVVSKVVKNSFNSRENYITINTGKNAGIEVDMGVVNDKGIVGLIEKTSPDFATIQSVLNTKSKINAKIKNSNHFGSLIWDGRNVGFAQLIDVPRLASLKHGDSIVTGGNSDIFPENIPIGKIDKIYIDKKTNYYTINIRLFNDMTSLGYVYVIENKRKKEKKQLELETTAPKK from the coding sequence ATGCAGCAAATAATTAATTTTATCATAAAAAACAGCCATAGATTGCTGTTTTTGCTGCTTTTGGGCTTCTCATTTTCATTGGTAGTAAAATCGCATTCTTACCACCGTAGCGAATATGTTAATTCGGCTAACGCGGTAACGGGTGCCTATTACGAAAAGGTAAATGAAGTAAATGAATATTTTAGTTTAAAACAAAAAAACAAAGACTTAGCTTCAGAAAATGCTTTATTAAAAAAATTACTTTTTAATAAAAAAGATACCATTTTAACAACAAAAACTCTTTTTAGAAACGACCTTAATAATTACAATGTGGTGGTTTCAAAAGTTGTAAAAAACTCTTTTAACTCGCGTGAAAACTATATTACTATCAATACTGGAAAAAATGCTGGCATTGAAGTTGACATGGGTGTTGTAAATGATAAAGGAATTGTTGGCTTAATTGAAAAAACATCTCCTGACTTTGCTACAATTCAAAGTGTTTTAAATACTAAATCTAAAATCAATGCTAAAATTAAAAATTCAAATCACTTTGGATCTTTAATTTGGGACGGTAGAAATGTAGGTTTTGCGCAATTAATTGATGTACCAAGATTAGCTTCTCTAAAACACGGAGATTCAATTGTAACTGGTGGAAATTCTGATATTTTTCCAGAGAATATTCCTATTGGTAAAATTGATAAAATTTATATTGATAAAAAAACGAATTACTACACCATCAATATTCGTTTATTCAACGACATGACATCGCTTGGATATGTTTATGTGATTGAAAACAAAAGAAAAAAAGAAAAAAAACAATTAGAATTAGAAACCACAGCACCTAAAAAATAG
- a CDS encoding rod shape-determining protein, with protein MGFFDFMTEDIAIDLGTANTLIIHNDKVVIDSPSIVARDRITGKIIAVGKEANMMQGKTHENIKTIRPLKDGVIADFDASEQMIKMFIKSIPALKKKLFTPALRMVICIPSGITEVEMRAVKESAERVNGKEVYLIHEPMAAAIGIGLDIMQPKGNMIVDIGGGTTEIAVIALGGIVCDKSVKIAGDVFTNDIIYYMRTQHNLFVGETTAEKVKIQIGAAMEDLDSPPEDMAVDGRDLLTGKPKRVDVSYREIAKALDKSIQRIEDAVMETLSQTPPELSADIYNTGIYLAGGGSMLRGLDKRISMKTDLPVYIAEDPLRAVVRGTGMTLKNINKYKGILIK; from the coding sequence ATGGGATTTTTTGATTTCATGACCGAGGACATCGCTATCGACCTTGGTACCGCAAACACCCTAATCATTCACAATGATAAAGTTGTGATTGATAGTCCATCTATTGTAGCCAGAGACCGTATTACAGGAAAAATTATTGCTGTAGGTAAGGAAGCAAATATGATGCAAGGTAAAACTCATGAAAACATAAAAACCATTCGCCCATTAAAAGATGGAGTTATCGCTGACTTTGATGCCTCAGAGCAGATGATTAAAATGTTTATTAAAAGTATTCCTGCATTAAAGAAGAAATTATTTACGCCAGCGCTTCGTATGGTGATTTGTATTCCTTCTGGAATTACAGAAGTGGAAATGCGTGCGGTAAAAGAATCGGCTGAACGTGTAAACGGAAAAGAAGTATACTTAATTCATGAACCTATGGCGGCTGCAATTGGTATCGGTTTAGATATTATGCAACCTAAAGGGAATATGATTGTAGATATAGGTGGAGGAACAACAGAAATTGCTGTTATAGCATTAGGCGGAATTGTTTGTGATAAATCGGTTAAAATTGCCGGAGACGTTTTTACAAATGACATCATTTATTACATGAGAACGCAACACAATTTATTTGTTGGAGAAACTACTGCTGAAAAAGTAAAAATTCAAATTGGTGCGGCTATGGAAGATTTAGACAGCCCACCAGAAGATATGGCAGTTGACGGTAGAGATTTATTAACAGGTAAACCAAAACGTGTTGATGTATCGTACCGAGAAATCGCAAAAGCACTAGATAAATCGATTCAACGTATTGAAGATGCGGTTATGGAAACCTTATCACAAACACCACCCGAATTATCTGCCGATATTTATAACACCGGTATTTACTTAGCAGGTGGAGGTTCAATGCTAAGAGGATTAGACAAACGAATATCTATGAAAACAGATTTACCTGTTTACATTGCAGAAGACCCTTTAAGAGCCGTTGTAAGAGGAACGGGAATGACCTTAAAGAACATCAACAAATACAAAGGAATCCTGATTAAATAA
- the purH gene encoding bifunctional phosphoribosylaminoimidazolecarboxamide formyltransferase/IMP cyclohydrolase → MNTTKKIASALISVFDKNGLEPIVKALHQNNVTIYSTGGTETFIKDLGIPVVAVEDITAFPEILGGRVKTLHPKIFGGILNRQDHAGDVEQMKEFNIPQIDLVIVDLYPFEKTVASGAGEQDIIEKIDIGGISLIRAAAKNFKDTVIVPSVEQYAPFLNFYTENNGATTLENRKLLASRAFNVSSHYDSAIFNYFNQVFEEPVLKISEQNGNVLRYGENPHQKGFFYGDFDKMFTKVHGKELSYNNLLDVDAAVNLMNEFKNDNPTFAILKHNNACGLATRNTMKDAYLDALAGDPTSAFGGVLIANGKIDVATANEINQLFCEVVIAPAYDQEAIDILEEKKNRIILIQNEVKLPQKIVRTCLNGVLVQDKDNVTDSKDHLKTVTTAVPTEEEIEDLLFASKICKHTKSNTIVFAKNKQLCASGTGQTSRVDALRHAIEKATSFEFDLTGAVMSSDAFFPFPDCVEIANKAGITAVIQPGGSIKDELSISYCNDNNMAMVFTGIRHFKH, encoded by the coding sequence ATGAACACAACAAAAAAAATTGCTTCGGCATTGATTTCTGTATTTGACAAAAACGGTTTAGAACCTATTGTTAAAGCGCTTCACCAAAACAATGTAACCATTTATTCTACCGGCGGAACTGAAACTTTTATAAAAGATTTAGGTATTCCAGTAGTCGCTGTAGAAGATATTACGGCTTTTCCAGAAATTTTAGGAGGAAGAGTAAAAACGTTGCATCCAAAAATCTTCGGTGGTATTTTAAACCGTCAAGACCATGCGGGTGATGTGGAGCAAATGAAAGAATTCAACATTCCGCAAATCGATTTAGTGATTGTGGATTTGTATCCGTTTGAAAAAACCGTTGCTTCTGGTGCTGGAGAACAAGATATTATCGAGAAAATTGATATCGGTGGAATTTCGTTAATTAGAGCAGCTGCTAAAAATTTCAAAGACACAGTAATTGTTCCTTCAGTTGAGCAATATGCGCCCTTTTTGAATTTCTATACTGAAAATAACGGTGCTACCACTTTAGAAAACAGAAAATTATTAGCTTCAAGAGCTTTTAATGTTTCTTCACATTATGATTCGGCTATTTTTAACTACTTCAATCAAGTTTTTGAAGAACCAGTTTTAAAAATCAGCGAGCAAAACGGAAACGTATTGCGTTATGGTGAAAATCCACATCAAAAAGGATTTTTCTATGGCGATTTCGATAAAATGTTTACCAAAGTTCACGGAAAAGAATTGTCGTACAACAATTTATTAGACGTTGATGCTGCCGTAAACTTAATGAACGAATTCAAAAATGACAATCCAACTTTTGCAATTTTAAAACACAATAACGCTTGTGGTTTAGCAACAAGAAATACGATGAAAGATGCGTATTTAGATGCTTTAGCAGGTGATCCAACTTCAGCTTTTGGCGGTGTTTTAATTGCGAATGGAAAAATTGATGTCGCTACAGCAAATGAAATCAACCAATTGTTCTGCGAAGTGGTAATTGCTCCGGCTTACGACCAAGAAGCAATTGATATTTTAGAAGAAAAGAAAAACAGAATTATCTTAATCCAAAACGAAGTGAAATTACCACAAAAAATCGTTCGTACTTGTTTAAACGGTGTTTTAGTGCAAGATAAAGACAATGTTACCGATTCAAAAGACCATTTAAAAACGGTTACAACGGCAGTTCCAACCGAAGAAGAAATTGAAGATTTATTATTTGCTTCGAAAATTTGTAAACACACTAAATCAAATACGATTGTATTTGCAAAAAACAAACAATTGTGTGCTTCTGGAACAGGACAAACTTCAAGAGTAGATGCTTTACGCCATGCAATTGAAAAAGCAACTTCATTTGAATTTGATTTAACCGGAGCTGTGATGTCAAGTGATGCATTTTTCCCTTTCCCAGATTGTGTAGAAATCGCAAATAAAGCAGGAATTACAGCGGTGATTCAACCAGGAGGTTCTATAAAAGATGAGTTAAGTATTTCTTATTGTAACGATAATAATATGGCAATGGTATTCACTGGAATCCGTCATTTCAAACACTAA
- a CDS encoding type I restriction enzyme HsdR N-terminal domain-containing protein translates to MPINKQFVTVIKKSITKIDFSKLEEKCTNEAQTRQYLIEPIIETLGYSRFDDMLTEINAGWGQKNDKADIGLIIKGKNPEILVECKKYGKNLTDKEASQLNGYFINTPSSKIGILTNGIEWRFYCPDESNKETNLNVTPFLSLDFSELNDSLFENLSKFHKNNIDIKELMEEASEFYFLQGFNDAFATELSDPSDDFIKAIFNRMQGKRMTDTVKSKLRTLINSNSIQNALPKVIEEESKNGNVIITTAEELKIYHAIKTILIHKKEIDSERISYRDQKNSFNILVDDNNKKIICKITSSKNKHYIELNGVKYEVNGIDSIVAIKKQLLDFTMQYFQK, encoded by the coding sequence ATGCCAATCAACAAACAATTTGTAACTGTTATCAAAAAATCAATAACAAAAATTGATTTTTCAAAACTTGAAGAGAAATGTACAAATGAAGCTCAAACTAGACAATATTTGATAGAACCTATAATCGAAACATTAGGCTACAGTAGATTTGATGATATGTTAACTGAAATCAATGCTGGTTGGGGGCAAAAAAATGACAAAGCTGACATTGGTTTAATTATAAAAGGGAAAAATCCTGAGATTTTAGTAGAGTGTAAAAAATACGGTAAAAATTTAACCGATAAAGAAGCTTCACAATTAAATGGTTATTTTATTAATACTCCAAGTTCTAAAATTGGAATTTTAACTAATGGAATTGAATGGCGATTTTATTGTCCAGATGAATCAAACAAAGAGACAAACTTAAATGTTACTCCTTTTTTATCATTAGACTTTTCAGAATTAAATGATTCTCTTTTCGAAAATCTTTCAAAATTTCACAAAAACAATATTGACATAAAAGAATTGATGGAAGAAGCATCTGAATTTTATTTTTTGCAAGGTTTTAATGATGCTTTTGCAACAGAATTATCAGACCCATCTGACGATTTTATTAAAGCAATTTTTAATAGAATGCAAGGTAAAAGAATGACCGACACAGTGAAGAGTAAATTGCGAACTTTAATAAACTCAAATTCAATTCAAAATGCACTTCCTAAAGTAATTGAAGAAGAATCCAAGAATGGAAATGTTATTATAACTACTGCTGAAGAGCTTAAAATATATCATGCAATAAAAACAATACTAATTCATAAAAAAGAAATTGATTCTGAAAGAATTTCATATAGAGACCAAAAGAATAGCTTCAATATTTTAGTTGATGACAACAACAAAAAAATTATTTGCAAAATAACTAGTTCAAAAAACAAACACTATATTGAACTTAATGGAGTAAAATATGAGGTTAACGGAATAGATAGTATTGTTGCTATAAAGAAACAACTGTTAGATTTTACAATGCAATATTTTCAAAAATAA
- a CDS encoding ABC transporter permease, which translates to MLLYLRLLSESFSFAINALRNNKLRTLLSLLGVTIGIFSIIAVLAAVDSMDKKIKEDLSDMDMNTVYLMRFSFGPSEIPKWKREQFPDVTYDEFEHIKRNVNGIDKISFNLFTRNENIKYESKTVNSIRVKPSTEDFFDIEPIKIDKGRLFNESESNSGSPVIVIGSEVATGLFENSDPIGKKVRLYGQKFTVIGVLKKQGQSTFGDSNDVAVFFPVNFLRRLYGDNNKTLTPAILIKPVKGIDVEEFKAELAQKLRTHRGVKTGEIDNFFMNVLSGFTDFIDNIIGQMNMIGWIISAFSLLVGGFGIANIMFVSVKERTNLIGIQKALGAKNKFILFQFLFEAVILSLIGGMVGMFLVWIIALILSSALDFEFVLSAANMLLGSGLAAFIGLISGIIPAISASKLDPVEAIRSGM; encoded by the coding sequence ATGCTTTTATATTTACGATTACTTTCAGAGAGTTTCAGTTTTGCCATTAACGCGTTGCGCAACAATAAATTGCGTACACTTTTGTCGTTGTTAGGCGTTACCATTGGTATTTTTTCCATTATTGCGGTGTTGGCTGCGGTAGATTCTATGGATAAAAAAATTAAGGAAGATTTGAGTGATATGGACATGAATACAGTGTATTTAATGCGTTTTTCATTCGGTCCTTCTGAAATTCCTAAATGGAAACGAGAGCAATTTCCAGATGTTACTTATGATGAATTTGAACACATCAAACGTAATGTTAATGGAATCGATAAAATCTCTTTCAATTTATTTACCCGAAACGAAAACATTAAATACGAGTCTAAAACAGTAAATTCTATTCGTGTTAAACCGTCAACCGAAGATTTTTTTGATATAGAACCTATTAAAATCGACAAAGGTCGTTTGTTTAACGAATCGGAATCCAATTCTGGAAGTCCAGTAATTGTTATTGGAAGTGAAGTAGCCACAGGTTTGTTCGAAAATAGCGACCCTATTGGTAAAAAAGTGCGTTTGTATGGTCAGAAATTTACGGTTATTGGTGTACTAAAAAAACAAGGACAAAGTACTTTTGGTGACAGTAATGATGTTGCTGTGTTTTTCCCAGTTAATTTTTTAAGAAGACTCTATGGTGATAATAATAAAACGTTAACGCCTGCTATTTTAATAAAACCTGTAAAGGGTATTGATGTGGAAGAATTTAAAGCCGAATTAGCTCAAAAACTTCGTACACACAGAGGCGTGAAAACAGGTGAAATTGATAACTTTTTCATGAATGTATTATCTGGTTTTACTGATTTTATTGATAATATCATTGGACAAATGAACATGATAGGATGGATTATCAGTGCCTTTTCCTTACTAGTAGGTGGATTTGGTATTGCAAACATCATGTTTGTATCAGTAAAAGAACGTACTAACTTAATCGGAATACAAAAAGCGCTTGGTGCTAAAAATAAATTCATTTTGTTTCAATTCTTGTTTGAAGCCGTTATTTTATCATTAATTGGTGGAATGGTAGGAATGTTTTTAGTTTGGATTATTGCTTTAATTCTTTCTTCGGCATTGGATTTTGAATTTGTATTGAGTGCAGCAAATATGTTGTTAGGTTCAGGATTAGCAGCTTTTATTGGGTTAATTTCTGGAATTATTCCAGCTATTTCGGCTTCTAAATTAGATCCAGTGGAAGCTATTAGAAGTGGCATGTAA
- a CDS encoding TonB-dependent receptor, translating into MRKIIFYAVVLLPFIGFSQTVKDTVATELEEIVVSANRWKQNSKSIPQKISVITANKVVLQNPQTAADLLTVSGKVFMQKSQQGGGSPMIRGFATNRLLYAIDGIRMNTAIFRGGNIQNVISLDPFATERTEVLFGPGSVMYGSDAIGGVMSFQTLTPQFSNEEKTVVSGSAVTRYSSANNEKTGHFDVNVGWKKWALVTSISSNDFGDLRMGSHGPEEYLRPFYVQRQNGVDVVVTNDNPLVQKPTAYSQINLMQKVRFQPNENWDFQYGFHFSETSSYSRYDRHIRYNSAGLPRYGEFYYGPQKWIMNNLNITHQSKSKLFDEMSLRLAHQFFEESRVSRGINNANREIRIEKVNAYSLNTDFTKATGASNKVFYGFEYVLNDVNSTGINEDIVVGSSTVGPARYPQATWQSIGIYMNDQYKISEKTLLQAGLRYNQFILKADFDTTFYPFPFTEANIDNGSLTGSAGIVFRPTDKWVISSNAATAFRSPNVDDVGKVFDSEPGSVVIPNPNLEAEYAYNVDLNVAKMFGKSVKVDVSTYYTLLDNALVRRDFTLNGASEIVYDGELSQVQAIQNAAKANVYGIQAGVEVKLPTGFRFSTDLNFQKGEEELDNGDKSPSRHAAPFFGVSRVGFTNSKLDFEVNLQFSDEVAYEDLAEEEKGKKEIYAIDGNGNPYSPSWYTLNLKSMYKLTENFTLTAGLENITDQRYRPYSSGIVAPGKNFILALRAKF; encoded by the coding sequence ATGAGAAAAATTATTTTTTATGCTGTTGTGCTATTGCCTTTTATAGGATTTTCACAAACAGTAAAAGATACAGTTGCAACTGAATTAGAAGAAATAGTTGTTTCAGCAAATCGATGGAAACAAAATTCTAAATCAATTCCTCAGAAAATTTCGGTGATTACAGCAAATAAAGTTGTCTTGCAAAATCCGCAAACTGCTGCTGATTTACTAACCGTTTCTGGTAAAGTGTTTATGCAAAAAAGTCAGCAAGGTGGCGGAAGTCCAATGATTCGTGGTTTTGCCACCAATAGATTATTGTATGCGATAGACGGAATAAGAATGAATACCGCTATTTTTAGAGGTGGAAATATTCAAAATGTAATTTCTTTAGATCCGTTTGCAACGGAACGGACAGAAGTGTTATTTGGCCCGGGTTCTGTAATGTATGGAAGTGATGCTATTGGTGGAGTGATGAGTTTTCAAACTTTAACACCTCAATTTTCAAATGAAGAAAAAACAGTTGTTTCTGGTAGCGCAGTAACGCGATATTCTTCTGCGAATAATGAAAAAACAGGACATTTTGATGTGAATGTCGGTTGGAAAAAATGGGCTTTGGTTACCAGCATCAGTTCAAATGATTTTGGTGATTTACGAATGGGTTCACACGGACCTGAAGAATATTTAAGACCCTTTTATGTACAAAGACAAAATGGGGTAGACGTAGTGGTTACTAATGACAACCCATTGGTTCAAAAACCAACTGCATATTCGCAAATTAATTTGATGCAAAAAGTACGTTTTCAGCCTAATGAAAATTGGGATTTTCAATACGGTTTTCATTTTTCGGAAACCTCAAGTTACTCGCGCTACGACAGACATATTCGTTATAATAGTGCTGGTTTGCCTCGTTATGGAGAATTTTATTATGGTCCGCAAAAATGGATTATGAATAATTTGAATATCACGCATCAATCAAAATCTAAGTTATTTGATGAAATGTCATTGCGATTAGCACATCAGTTTTTTGAAGAAAGTCGTGTGAGTAGAGGCATTAATAATGCAAATAGAGAAATTAGAATTGAAAAAGTAAACGCTTATTCATTGAATACCGATTTTACGAAAGCTACCGGTGCCAGTAACAAAGTTTTCTACGGATTTGAATATGTTTTAAACGATGTTAATTCAACCGGAATTAATGAAGACATTGTAGTAGGATCAAGCACGGTGGGTCCGGCAAGATATCCACAAGCTACTTGGCAATCGATTGGTATTTATATGAACGACCAATATAAAATCTCTGAAAAGACATTGCTTCAAGCAGGCTTACGATATAATCAGTTTATTTTGAAAGCCGATTTTGATACTACATTTTATCCCTTTCCATTTACAGAAGCCAATATTGATAATGGTTCTTTAACAGGAAGTGCTGGAATTGTTTTTCGTCCAACAGATAAATGGGTTATTAGTTCAAATGCAGCAACGGCTTTTCGTTCGCCCAATGTGGATGATGTGGGAAAAGTGTTTGATTCTGAACCGGGTTCGGTTGTTATACCAAATCCTAATTTAGAGGCAGAATATGCCTATAATGTAGATTTGAATGTAGCGAAGATGTTCGGAAAAAGTGTAAAAGTGGATGTTTCAACTTATTATACTTTATTAGATAATGCTTTAGTTCGTAGAGATTTTACTTTGAACGGTGCTTCTGAAATTGTTTACGATGGCGAGTTGAGCCAAGTGCAAGCTATTCAAAATGCAGCGAAAGCTAATGTATATGGAATTCAGGCGGGTGTTGAGGTGAAATTACCTACTGGATTTCGATTTTCAACTGATTTGAATTTCCAAAAGGGAGAAGAAGAATTGGATAATGGAGATAAAAGTCCGTCGCGTCACGCAGCACCCTTTTTTGGAGTTTCACGTGTTGGTTTTACTAATTCTAAGTTAGATTTTGAAGTCAATCTACAGTTTAGTGATGAAGTGGCTTACGAAGATTTAGCCGAGGAAGAAAAAGGAAAAAAAGAAATTTATGCAATTGATGGTAATGGGAATCCTTATTCACCAAGCTGGTATACCTTGAATTTAAAATCGATGTATAAACTAACTGAAAATTTTACGCTTACGGCTGGATTAGAAAACATAACCGATCAACGCTATCGACCGTATAGTTCAGGAATTGTAGCACCCGGAAAGAATTTTATTCTGGCTTTGCGAGCTAAGTTTTAA
- the accD gene encoding acetyl-CoA carboxylase, carboxyltransferase subunit beta — protein sequence MAWFKRKEKGITTATEDKKDVPKGLWYKSPTGKIIDQDELARNLWVSPEDDYHVRIGSKEYFEILFDNNEFTELDAKLTSKDPLKFEDTKKYSDRLKDVMDKTKLKDAIRTGVGKSKGKDLVVSCMDFAFIGGSMGAVVGEKISRAIDYSIKHRIPFVLISKSGGARMMEAAYSLMQLAKTSAKLAQLAEEQIPYISLCTDPTTGGTTASYAMLGDINIGEPGALIGFAGPRIVRDTTGKDLPEGFQTSEFLLEHGFLDFIAPRKELKDKINLYLDLIQNQPIR from the coding sequence ATGGCTTGGTTTAAAAGAAAAGAAAAAGGAATCACTACCGCAACTGAGGACAAAAAAGATGTTCCAAAGGGTTTATGGTATAAATCACCTACAGGAAAAATCATTGATCAAGATGAATTGGCAAGAAACCTATGGGTAAGCCCAGAAGACGATTATCATGTACGAATTGGTAGTAAAGAATATTTCGAAATTTTATTCGACAATAACGAGTTCACTGAACTTGATGCAAAACTAACATCAAAAGATCCATTAAAATTTGAAGACACTAAAAAATACAGTGATCGTTTAAAAGATGTAATGGACAAAACCAAATTAAAAGACGCTATTAGAACTGGTGTTGGAAAATCTAAAGGAAAAGACTTAGTCGTTTCTTGTATGGATTTTGCTTTTATTGGTGGTTCAATGGGAGCAGTTGTTGGAGAAAAAATTTCTAGAGCAATTGACTATTCTATAAAACACAGAATTCCGTTTGTTTTGATTTCAAAATCAGGAGGAGCTCGTATGATGGAAGCAGCTTATTCATTAATGCAATTAGCAAAAACCTCAGCAAAATTAGCGCAATTAGCCGAAGAACAAATTCCATACATTTCATTATGTACTGACCCTACAACGGGTGGAACTACCGCTTCATACGCAATGTTAGGAGATATCAATATTGGAGAACCTGGCGCTTTAATTGGCTTCGCTGGCCCTCGTATTGTAAGAGACACAACAGGTAAAGATTTACCAGAAGGTTTTCAAACTTCAGAATTTTTATTAGAACACGGATTTTTAGATTTCATTGCTCCAAGAAAAGAGTTGAAAGATAAAATTAACCTGTATTTAGATTTGATTCAAAATCAACCAATAAGATAA
- the fbaA gene encoding class II fructose-bisphosphate aldolase — protein MSHNIKAGVATGDQVQEIFNYAKQKGFALPAVNVVGSSTINGVLETAAKLNAPVIIQFSNGGAQFNAGKGLSNQNEQSAILGAVAGAKHIHTLAEAYGATVILHTDHCAKKLLPWIDGLLDASEKHFSETGKPLFSSHMIDLSEEPIEENLEISKKYLERMSKMGMTLEIELGITGGEEDGVDNSDVDSSKLYTQPDEVAYAYEELMKVSPRFTIAASFGNVHGVYKPGNVKLTPKILRNSQEYVQNKFNTGNNPVDFVFHGGSGSTLEEIREAISYGVIKMNIDTDLQFAFTEGIRDYMVNKIDYLRTQIGSPDGADSPNKKHYDPRKWVREGEVTFNTRLEQAFADLNNVNTL, from the coding sequence ATGAGTCACAATATTAAAGCTGGTGTTGCTACCGGAGATCAAGTACAAGAAATATTTAATTATGCAAAACAAAAAGGATTTGCATTGCCAGCAGTAAACGTTGTAGGATCTAGCACTATTAATGGTGTTTTAGAAACTGCTGCCAAATTAAATGCTCCAGTTATTATTCAATTTTCTAATGGTGGTGCACAATTTAATGCAGGAAAAGGCCTGTCAAACCAAAATGAACAATCAGCAATTTTAGGAGCTGTTGCAGGTGCAAAACACATCCATACTTTAGCTGAAGCTTATGGCGCTACTGTAATTTTACACACAGACCATTGCGCAAAAAAATTATTACCTTGGATTGATGGTTTATTAGACGCTTCGGAAAAACATTTTTCCGAAACTGGAAAACCATTATTCAGTTCTCACATGATTGATTTATCAGAAGAGCCAATTGAAGAAAACTTAGAAATTTCTAAAAAATATTTAGAAAGAATGAGTAAAATGGGAATGACGTTAGAAATTGAATTAGGAATTACTGGCGGTGAAGAAGACGGTGTTGATAATTCAGATGTAGATAGCTCAAAATTATACACACAACCTGATGAAGTAGCTTACGCTTATGAAGAATTAATGAAAGTAAGTCCAAGATTTACAATCGCGGCTTCTTTTGGAAATGTACATGGCGTTTACAAACCAGGAAATGTGAAATTAACTCCAAAAATTCTTAGAAATTCTCAAGAATACGTTCAAAATAAATTCAATACAGGAAATAATCCAGTTGATTTTGTTTTCCACGGTGGTTCTGGTTCTACTTTAGAAGAAATTAGAGAAGCTATTTCTTACGGAGTAATTAAAATGAATATTGACACCGATTTACAATTTGCTTTCACCGAAGGAATTCGTGATTATATGGTAAATAAAATCGATTACTTAAGAACTCAAATTGGAAGTCCAGACGGAGCAGATAGTCCAAACAAAAAACACTACGATCCAAGAAAATGGGTTCGTGAAGGAGAAGTAACGTTCAACACAAGATTAGAACAAGCTTTTGCCGATTTAAATAACGTGAATACTTTATAA